The following are encoded in a window of Dysidea avara chromosome 4, odDysAvar1.4, whole genome shotgun sequence genomic DNA:
- the LOC136252215 gene encoding uncharacterized protein, whose product MMSETRQNKVRGTDSSKVTAQTGASAGVPDWSVQKSQIVSLVEKPLKIGATWYLLSVKWFRKWKKYVGFDPWNQQEVGVDFAYPGPIDNSDLFADQKGVVLKNGLSEDIDYSLVPEGAWRKLVTWYGVGVSSQPIARQVVEYGLFNKHKKVEIYYLKLNLVLSSDLNNVAMREFSRAEKLGNVMKAMKEVFTIPAKKECRLWRSVACSDTYDLLTDLDKYVFDVELLDGQILLMEQRNDDGTWPQEVKSVKSSGSSVISNGSSRINWDKPGDTLTISKWHIDGKSLMGTSKLSHKKPAKSKQQITTGGQKNKKVCHQEDVQVVDVQVVAPRLTSQRKAETRVDKVRAGPANDSRDQIMSSSNSSFLFQTTLESWNDESPILRNRNYQDENASTPQAKKETKNTLYVAEELVKFKNDTKQEIAALSTRLQSTEAKSAQEITTLGKRVHQNDTDLTALSKRLRNSEDESAQNLAALTQQLQQRKAETDQEIAKLGDVIQRVDQEKVRALTDRVKQNEEETSQVSTALSQKLKQKEDEIDLMNQELTETRGQLKQLENELAVGNYEVATLRERLQQSERDSREACALSERLQDEIGIVNLEMTALTERLQQREADTHQEMELFTERLQGQETRLQEFCNNALQQMRRQLDTTVRQQTEQLTQRITVLQNLFNAVKPEWLIQRREIHLGEITLGNGGWGRVVQATFRGEQVAAKCLHNQIISDYNIQRFVREMQISSQCHHPNLLKFLGATLEGDPIILTELMQTNLYDVIRQHELKDHQLIPLLQDIASGINYLHCLSPKPIIHRDISSSNVLLRGPDGSKWIVKLSDFGSANFLWHTNEQSRAPGNPTYAAPEVLNPHEHSEKMDVYSFGVLMFEVCSGQAPSLQDRNEILPAAPAVWGDPQRHFVPLIVSCTMDSKDDRPTMNEVLTRLGRL is encoded by the exons atgATGTCGGAAACGAGGCAAAACAAAGTACGAGGCACGGATAGTTCTAAAGTGACTGCACAGACAGGAGCAAGTGCAGGGGTGCCAGATTGGTCAGTCCAAAAAAGCCAGATCGTATCACTTGTTGAGAAGCCGTTGAAGATAGGTGCCACATG GTACTTGTTGAGTGTGAAGTGGTTTAGAAAGTGGAAGAAATACGTGGGATTTGACCCTTGGAATCAGCAAGAAGTAGGAGTCGACTTTGCCTATCCTGGACCCATTGAcaactctgatttgtttgcag ATCAAAAGGGAGTAGTTCTTAAGAATGGATTATCAGAGGATATTGATTATTCACTGGTTCCAGAAGGAGCTTGGAGGAAACTTGTGACCTGGTACGGAGTTGGGGTGTCATCTCAGCCCATTGCCCGTCAAGTGGTGGAGTATGGACTATTTAATAAACACAAAAAGGTGGAAATATATTACCTGAAACTCAATCTGGTGCTGAGTTCAGACCTTAACAACGTGGCGATGAGAGAGTTTAGCAGAGCAGAGAAGCTAG GAAATGTGATGAAGGCAATGAAGGAAGTCTTCACTATTCCAGCAAAGAAAGAGTGTCGATTGTGGCGCTCGGTTGCCTGCAGTGACACCTATGATTTACTCACTGACCTAGATAAATACGTCTTTGATGTTGAATTACTCGACGGCCAG ATTTTGTTGATGGAGCAGAGAAATGACGATGGCACTTGGCCACAAGAG GTTAAATCAGTCAAATCAAGTGGCAGTTCTGTGATCTCAAATGGCTCAAGTCGTATCAAttg GGACAAACCTGGTGACACACTTACCATTTCCAAATGGCACATTGATGGGAAGAGCTTGATGGGAACGTCTAAGTTGAGTCACAAGAAACCTGCCAAATCTAAACAGCAAATCACAACGGGAGGACAGAAAAATAAGAAAGTATGCCATCAGGAAGATGTTCAGGTTGTAGATGTTCAGGTCGTAGCACCCAGGCTCACTAGTCAGCGCAAAGCAGAAACTCGTGTGGACAAAGTACGGGCGGGTCCTGCAAATGATTCTCGAGACCAAATAATGAGCTCCTcaaattcatcatttttgttTCAGACTACTTTGGAGAGCTGGAATGACGAGTCTCCAATTCTAAGAAACAGAAACTATCAAGATGAAAATGCATCAACACCACAAGCAAAAAAGGAAACAAAGAACACTCTTTATGTGGCCGAAGAGTTAGTCAAATTCAAAAATGACACTAAACAGGAGATTGCAGCCCTATCCACAAGGCTACAAAGTACTGAAGCCAAATCAGCTCAAGAAATAACAACCCTAGGAAAGAGAGTTCATCAAAATGACACTGATCTTACTGCATTATCAAAACGGCTACGGAACTCTGAAGATGAATCAGCTCAAAACCTTGCAGCACTGACACAGCAGTTACAACAGAGAAAAGCTGAAACAGACCAGGAAATAGCAAAGTTGGGGGATGTTATTCAGCGAGTGGACCAAGAAAAGGTCAGAGCACTAACAGACAGAGTGAAGCAAAATGAAGAAGAGACTAGTCAAGTGAGCACTGCGTTATCCCAAAAACTGAAGCAAAAAGAAGATGAGATAGATCTGATGAATCAAGAATTGACAGAAACTAGAGGTCAGCTAAAGCAACTAGAGAATGAGTTAGCTGTTGGTAACTATGAGGTAGCAACCTTGAGAGAAAGGCTGCAACAAAGTGAAAGGGATTCTCGTGAAGCTTGTGCTCTTTCAGAAAGGCTACAGGATGAAATTGGTATTGTTAATCTGGAGATGACTGCCCTAACAGAGAGGCTACAGCAGAGAGAGGCAGACACCCATCAAGAAATGGAACTGTTTACAGAAAGGTTGCAGGGCCAAGAAACACGTCTGCAAGAATTCTGTAATAATGCTCTTCAGCAAATGAGGCGGCAACTTGACACAACAGTACGCCAACAAACAGAGCAACTCACTCAACGTATCACCGTCTTACAAAATTTATTCAATGCTGTGAAACCAGAATGGCTTATTCAAAGACGAGAAATCCACTTGGGTGAAATTACATTAGGAAACGGTGGCTGGGGTAGAGTGGTACAAGCTACTTTCAGAGGTGAGCAGGTGGCTGCAAAATGTCTTCATAATCAGATCATTTCTGATTACAACATACAACGTTTTGTCCGTGAGATGCAAATCTCCTCACAATGTCATCATCCTAACTTGTTGAAATTTCTTGGAGCCACTCTTGAAGGTGATCCGATCATATTAACTGAATTGATGCAGACCAATTTATATGATGTCATCAGACAACATGAGCTCAAAGACCACCAATTGATTCCTCTGCTGCAGGATATTGCTAGTGGCATTAACTACCTTCACTGTTTGTCCCCAAAACCAATAATTCATCGTGACATCTCCTCCAGCAATGTCTTACTGAGAGGCCCTGATGGATCTAAATGGATTGTCAAGCTGTCAGATTTTGGGTCAGCCAATTTTCTGTGGCACACGAATGAGCAATCCAGAGCTCCAGGAAACCCTACCTATGCTGCACCAGAAGTGCTAAATCCCCATGAGCACAGTGAGAAGATGGATGTG
- the LOC136252213 gene encoding ubiquitin carboxyl-terminal hydrolase 4-like isoform X1, with protein sequence MPEKVEVEEGSNSPADDSNKHLPPTDEEIGDSEKAPGCSAQKDEISPQLHKRLEKGDLWYLLDVRWFKLWKKYVGFEAWDQAQMGADSAHPGPVDTSALFKDRDRDTLKDHLMEDLDYSLVPEEVWKKFVAWYGIEESSRAIPRKVVEHGLYVKHCKVEVYLVEFKLALHPDVDAFQTKKFSRADTVADLMKVMKETFSVPEEKECRVWHKYMLSTYDLLSKLDESIQDAGLYTNQLLLLEQKKDDGTWPRETTTYTGANMSSVRSSDVGGASTGHGTSSSMSSSVGSSMRSTTSGMSSSSYWGYDQPSEPGVCGLSNLGNTCFMNSALQCLSNTYTLTDYFLKDAYRKHINEKNPLGMGGNLAKAYGSLLHEMWSGKTSYTHPRNLKATIGKFAPQFVGYAQHDSQELLAFLLDGLHEDLNQVKKKPYVDMDIKSEGRSDKEIAEEAWKKYLMRNKSVVVMLFQGQLKSTLVCPDCKKVSRIFDPFMYMSLPMPIKKTRELVIYLVKNDPTQRIEKVKITVPKHGQISALTAEVSKQTGVNKDRMVVIDVYNCRFHKIFDNRENISLIMDRDDIYCYEVHVTSAQDPNFTVIPVYNREKVVRTVNYTYGSSYTSTYHQLFGVPQLITVPRDGLTYRTLYGILIDHMRRYVKKQTKAKPDKITEPSEAGYDEVDKQAGNANNDTMDTGENNNDNNKPEDDNTEAKMEEGKEKNSDDEKEEEEKKAAKPEDYFTMSIVNGYGSQVLRNLVDDDAPLKLNNNTYVACDWDSSWKEECYDLAEAEFKIHHSSMNQSHAEEKKKNINLLDCVKLFTVEEQLGEEDPWYCPNCKEHKQAFKKFDLWKLPEILVIHLKRFTYNRYWRDKLDVLVDFPVHALDLSSEMINPDEPEPIYDLYAVANHYGGMGGGHYTAYGKNANGKWYHFDDSHVSETDENHVVTSAAYVLFYKRRVGGQPQLLRRMSSYTHREPSQDEPDKKEKTSSSANNDMDTSNDTDNGAGAAAAATEAESRDENNSSATDDVFNNKMDS encoded by the exons ATGCCCGAAAAGGTTGAAGTAGAGGAAGGCTCGAATTCTCCCGCTGACGATTCTAACAAGCACCTTCCTCCAACTGATGAAGAGATAGGTGATTCAGAGAAGGCTCCAGGATGTTCAGCACAGAAGGATGAAATTAGTCCGCAACTACACAAACGACTGGAGAAAGGCGACCTGTG GTACCTATTGGATGTAAGATGGTTTAAGCTGTGGAAGAAATATGTTGGCTTTGAGGCATGGGACCAAGCACAAATGGGAGCTGATTCTGCCCATCCAGGGCCTGTGGACACCTCAGCACTGTTCAAAG ATCGAGATAGAGATACTTTGAAAGATCACTTGATGGAAGATTTGGATTATTCTCTGGTGCCAGAAGAAGTGTGGAAGAAGTTTGTGGCCTGGTATGGAATAGAGGAATCATCACGAGCTATTCCTCGCAAAGTAGTGGAACACGGACTATACGTTAAACACTGCAAAGTTGAGGTGTACCTCGTAGAATTCAAGCTTGCACTACATCCAGATGTGGATGCTTTTCAGACCAAGAAATTCAGTAGAGCGGACACTGTAG CTGATCTTATGAAGGTGATGAAGGAGACGTTTTCTGTTCCTGAAGAGAAGGAGTGTCGTGTGTGGCACAAGTACATGCTCAGCACTTATGACCTTTTGTCCAAATTGGATGAGTCCATACAAGATGCTGGACTGTATACTAACcag TTGCTGCTGTTAGAGCAGAAGAAAGATGATGGCACTTGGCCTCGAGAGACTACTACTTATACTGGAGCTAAC ATGTCATCAGTACGATCTAGTGATGTTGGAGGAGCATCAACTGGGCATGGCACGTCATCATCCAT GTCTAGTTCAGTTGGCTCTTCCATGAGGTCCACTACTAGTGGAATGAGTTCTTCATCTTATTGGGGATATGACCAACCATCTGAACCTGGTGTGTGTGGCCTTAGTAATCTTGGGAACACCTGCTTTATGAACTCTGCTCTCCAG TGTCTCAGCAATACTTACACTTTGACGGACTACTTTTTGA AGGATGCGTATCGTAAGCACATCAATGAGAAGAACCCCTTGGGGATGGGAGGGAACTTGGCTAAAGCTTATGGTAGTCTTCTTCATGAAATGTGGAGTGGAAAGACCTCCTACACCCACCCTCGTAACCTGAAG GCTACAATTGGAAAGTTTGCCCCTCAGTTTGTCGGCTATGCTCAG CATGACTCCCAGGAATTGTTAGCCTTCCTATTGGATGGTCTACATGAGGACCTGAatcaggtgaagaagaaaccataTGTTGACATGGATATCAAGAGCGAGGGAAGAAGTGACAAG GAGATCGCTGAAGAGGCATGGAAAAAGTACTTGATGCGGAACAAGTCAGTAGTGGTAATGTTATTCCAGGGGCAGTTGAAGTCAACACTGGTGTGTCCTGACTGTAAGAAG GTGTCAAGAATCTTTGACCCATTCATGTACATGTCGTTGCCAATGCCAATCAAGAAGACAAGAGAACTGGTTATCTATCTGGTCAAGAATGATCCAACACAGCGAATTGAAAAG GTGAAGATCACTGTTCCTAAACATGGTCAGATTAGTGCATTAACGGCTGAGGTGTCCAAGCAAACAGGAGTGAACAAGGACAGG ATGGTTGTTATTGATGTGTACAATTGTCGGTTCCACAAGATATTTGACAACAGAGAAAATATCAGTCTTATCATGGACAGAGATGATATCTATTG TTACGAGGTTCATGTTACAAGTGCTCAGGATCCCAACTTTACTGTTATTCCAGTGTACAACAGAGAGAAAGT TGTTCGTACCGTCAACTACACTTACGGCTCAAGCTACACAAGTACGTACCATCAATTGTTTGGTGTTCCTCAACTGATCACTGTACCTCGGGATGGTCTCACCTATCGGACACTCTATGGCATCTTGATTGATCACATGAG ACGTTATGTAAAGAAGCAAACCAAAGCCAAACCAGATAAAATCACTGAGCCAT CTGAAGCAGGCTATGATGAAGTAGACAAACAGGCGGGAAATGCCAATAATGACACGATGGACACTGGAGAGAATAATAATGACAATAACAAACCTGAAGATGACAACACTGAGGCAAAGATGGAGGAAGGCAAAGAGAAAAACAGTGATGATGAAAAGGAAGAGGAGGAAAAGAAAGCAGCAAAGCCGGAGGATTATTTCACTATGAGTATCGTCAATGGATATGGGTCTCAGGTGCTTCGCAACCTGGTAGATGATGATGCCCCACTTAAATTGAata ACAACACTTATGTTGCATGTGACTGGGACTCTAGTTGGAAAGAAGAGTGTTATGACCTAGCTGAAGCTGAG TTCAAGATACACCACTCTAGCATGAATCAGAGTCATGCTGAAGAGAAGAAGAAGAATATTAACTTGTTGGACTGTGTAAAATTGTTCACTGTGGAAGAACAGCTTGGAGAGGAAGACCcttg GTATTGTCCCAATTGCAAAGAGCACAAACAAGCATTCAAGAAGTTTGACTTATGGAAACTACCAGAGATCTTGGTGATTCACCTGAAGAGGTTTACCTACAACCGATACTGGAGAGATAAGCTTGATGTCCTTGTAGACTTCCCTGTCCA TGCACTGGATCTATCCAGTGAGATGATTAATCCTGATGAACCTGAGCCAATTTATGACCTCTATGCCGTTGCA AATCACTATGGTGGCATGGGTGGAGGACATT ACACTGCGTATGGCAAAAATGCTAACGGCAAGTGGTATCACTTTGATGATAGTCACGTCAGTGAAACTGATGAGAACCATGTTGTG ACATCTGCTGCTTACGTGTTGTTCTACAAGAGACGAGTTGGTGGCCAGCCACAGCTACTGAGAAGGATGTCATCATATACACACAGAGAACCTTCCCAGGATGAGCCTGACAAGAAAGAG AAAACAAGCTCCTCAGCTAATAATGATATGGACACAAGTAATGATACTGATAATGGTGCTGGAGCTGCTGCAGCTGCCACAGAGGCGGAATCCAGGGATGAAAAT AACAGTTCAGCAACCGATGATGTGTTTAACAACAAGATGGACAGTTAA
- the LOC136252213 gene encoding ubiquitin carboxyl-terminal hydrolase 4-like isoform X2, translating to MPEKVEVEEGSNSPADDSNKHLPPTDEEIGDSEKAPGCSAQKDEISPQLHKRLEKGDLWYLLDVRWFKLWKKYVGFEAWDQAQMGADSAHPGPVDTSALFKADLMKVMKETFSVPEEKECRVWHKYMLSTYDLLSKLDESIQDAGLYTNQLLLLEQKKDDGTWPRETTTYTGANMSSVRSSDVGGASTGHGTSSSMSSSVGSSMRSTTSGMSSSSYWGYDQPSEPGVCGLSNLGNTCFMNSALQCLSNTYTLTDYFLKDAYRKHINEKNPLGMGGNLAKAYGSLLHEMWSGKTSYTHPRNLKATIGKFAPQFVGYAQHDSQELLAFLLDGLHEDLNQVKKKPYVDMDIKSEGRSDKEIAEEAWKKYLMRNKSVVVMLFQGQLKSTLVCPDCKKVSRIFDPFMYMSLPMPIKKTRELVIYLVKNDPTQRIEKVKITVPKHGQISALTAEVSKQTGVNKDRMVVIDVYNCRFHKIFDNRENISLIMDRDDIYCYEVHVTSAQDPNFTVIPVYNREKVVRTVNYTYGSSYTSTYHQLFGVPQLITVPRDGLTYRTLYGILIDHMRRYVKKQTKAKPDKITEPSEAGYDEVDKQAGNANNDTMDTGENNNDNNKPEDDNTEAKMEEGKEKNSDDEKEEEEKKAAKPEDYFTMSIVNGYGSQVLRNLVDDDAPLKLNNNTYVACDWDSSWKEECYDLAEAEFKIHHSSMNQSHAEEKKKNINLLDCVKLFTVEEQLGEEDPWYCPNCKEHKQAFKKFDLWKLPEILVIHLKRFTYNRYWRDKLDVLVDFPVHALDLSSEMINPDEPEPIYDLYAVANHYGGMGGGHYTAYGKNANGKWYHFDDSHVSETDENHVVTSAAYVLFYKRRVGGQPQLLRRMSSYTHREPSQDEPDKKEKTSSSANNDMDTSNDTDNGAGAAAAATEAESRDENNSSATDDVFNNKMDS from the exons ATGCCCGAAAAGGTTGAAGTAGAGGAAGGCTCGAATTCTCCCGCTGACGATTCTAACAAGCACCTTCCTCCAACTGATGAAGAGATAGGTGATTCAGAGAAGGCTCCAGGATGTTCAGCACAGAAGGATGAAATTAGTCCGCAACTACACAAACGACTGGAGAAAGGCGACCTGTG GTACCTATTGGATGTAAGATGGTTTAAGCTGTGGAAGAAATATGTTGGCTTTGAGGCATGGGACCAAGCACAAATGGGAGCTGATTCTGCCCATCCAGGGCCTGTGGACACCTCAGCACTGTTCAAAG CTGATCTTATGAAGGTGATGAAGGAGACGTTTTCTGTTCCTGAAGAGAAGGAGTGTCGTGTGTGGCACAAGTACATGCTCAGCACTTATGACCTTTTGTCCAAATTGGATGAGTCCATACAAGATGCTGGACTGTATACTAACcag TTGCTGCTGTTAGAGCAGAAGAAAGATGATGGCACTTGGCCTCGAGAGACTACTACTTATACTGGAGCTAAC ATGTCATCAGTACGATCTAGTGATGTTGGAGGAGCATCAACTGGGCATGGCACGTCATCATCCAT GTCTAGTTCAGTTGGCTCTTCCATGAGGTCCACTACTAGTGGAATGAGTTCTTCATCTTATTGGGGATATGACCAACCATCTGAACCTGGTGTGTGTGGCCTTAGTAATCTTGGGAACACCTGCTTTATGAACTCTGCTCTCCAG TGTCTCAGCAATACTTACACTTTGACGGACTACTTTTTGA AGGATGCGTATCGTAAGCACATCAATGAGAAGAACCCCTTGGGGATGGGAGGGAACTTGGCTAAAGCTTATGGTAGTCTTCTTCATGAAATGTGGAGTGGAAAGACCTCCTACACCCACCCTCGTAACCTGAAG GCTACAATTGGAAAGTTTGCCCCTCAGTTTGTCGGCTATGCTCAG CATGACTCCCAGGAATTGTTAGCCTTCCTATTGGATGGTCTACATGAGGACCTGAatcaggtgaagaagaaaccataTGTTGACATGGATATCAAGAGCGAGGGAAGAAGTGACAAG GAGATCGCTGAAGAGGCATGGAAAAAGTACTTGATGCGGAACAAGTCAGTAGTGGTAATGTTATTCCAGGGGCAGTTGAAGTCAACACTGGTGTGTCCTGACTGTAAGAAG GTGTCAAGAATCTTTGACCCATTCATGTACATGTCGTTGCCAATGCCAATCAAGAAGACAAGAGAACTGGTTATCTATCTGGTCAAGAATGATCCAACACAGCGAATTGAAAAG GTGAAGATCACTGTTCCTAAACATGGTCAGATTAGTGCATTAACGGCTGAGGTGTCCAAGCAAACAGGAGTGAACAAGGACAGG ATGGTTGTTATTGATGTGTACAATTGTCGGTTCCACAAGATATTTGACAACAGAGAAAATATCAGTCTTATCATGGACAGAGATGATATCTATTG TTACGAGGTTCATGTTACAAGTGCTCAGGATCCCAACTTTACTGTTATTCCAGTGTACAACAGAGAGAAAGT TGTTCGTACCGTCAACTACACTTACGGCTCAAGCTACACAAGTACGTACCATCAATTGTTTGGTGTTCCTCAACTGATCACTGTACCTCGGGATGGTCTCACCTATCGGACACTCTATGGCATCTTGATTGATCACATGAG ACGTTATGTAAAGAAGCAAACCAAAGCCAAACCAGATAAAATCACTGAGCCAT CTGAAGCAGGCTATGATGAAGTAGACAAACAGGCGGGAAATGCCAATAATGACACGATGGACACTGGAGAGAATAATAATGACAATAACAAACCTGAAGATGACAACACTGAGGCAAAGATGGAGGAAGGCAAAGAGAAAAACAGTGATGATGAAAAGGAAGAGGAGGAAAAGAAAGCAGCAAAGCCGGAGGATTATTTCACTATGAGTATCGTCAATGGATATGGGTCTCAGGTGCTTCGCAACCTGGTAGATGATGATGCCCCACTTAAATTGAata ACAACACTTATGTTGCATGTGACTGGGACTCTAGTTGGAAAGAAGAGTGTTATGACCTAGCTGAAGCTGAG TTCAAGATACACCACTCTAGCATGAATCAGAGTCATGCTGAAGAGAAGAAGAAGAATATTAACTTGTTGGACTGTGTAAAATTGTTCACTGTGGAAGAACAGCTTGGAGAGGAAGACCcttg GTATTGTCCCAATTGCAAAGAGCACAAACAAGCATTCAAGAAGTTTGACTTATGGAAACTACCAGAGATCTTGGTGATTCACCTGAAGAGGTTTACCTACAACCGATACTGGAGAGATAAGCTTGATGTCCTTGTAGACTTCCCTGTCCA TGCACTGGATCTATCCAGTGAGATGATTAATCCTGATGAACCTGAGCCAATTTATGACCTCTATGCCGTTGCA AATCACTATGGTGGCATGGGTGGAGGACATT ACACTGCGTATGGCAAAAATGCTAACGGCAAGTGGTATCACTTTGATGATAGTCACGTCAGTGAAACTGATGAGAACCATGTTGTG ACATCTGCTGCTTACGTGTTGTTCTACAAGAGACGAGTTGGTGGCCAGCCACAGCTACTGAGAAGGATGTCATCATATACACACAGAGAACCTTCCCAGGATGAGCCTGACAAGAAAGAG AAAACAAGCTCCTCAGCTAATAATGATATGGACACAAGTAATGATACTGATAATGGTGCTGGAGCTGCTGCAGCTGCCACAGAGGCGGAATCCAGGGATGAAAAT AACAGTTCAGCAACCGATGATGTGTTTAACAACAAGATGGACAGTTAA